In Solanum lycopersicum chromosome 3, SLM_r2.1, the genomic stretch GGTGATTGTGGAACAAcagagaagaagatgaagaaaaaagggaaataagTTAGATAGGGTGGGGGTTAGGTGGGAGTGGGGGTGGggggaaagattttttttttatcaatttaatattttatatattactaaaggcaggaaaatattttttatttttcaaaataaaaatatgggcCCATATGCCACGTGTCGTAGTTCTATTCGtaattttgtcaagaatatgagtgtgcattacacGCACAATATTTGTAAAGGtagttgttattttatgttcaatagataaatatttattaatattagagTGTCTAATAGGTAAGAGTctcagttgaggtgtctaaatgaattatgcggcAACTTTACGGGGCTATCGATGACTTAAGCCTCAAAAAATTCATAACTAAACAactgattttcatttttttaaaaataattttataaattttaaaccaccttttctaattattttgctttatttaaatgttttgaataatatatttgttatttttttaatccgtATATTACCTATATGAGGAAATGAGGATGTGGGAGAGGGGTTGtgggattttatttttaatttagatagcagaaattttctaaaaaaataatatataaattgaatgttaaaatatttttgatttaagttgtgttataaaactatagaataagaagaagaaactatagataaaagaaaagaagacttgttatttctcttgatgaatgAATTTACTATGAAGATGAAcactctatttataggagaaatctaacttggtccccaagtaggactCTTTAGCCATATCctaaaaaggactccacatgatagacattcactataatacaaatactttataacactccccctgaATGTCTAATTCATAGATGATGTGCCTCGTcaaaaaccttactaaaaaaactataagaaaaaaactctagtaaaggaaaagagtacacatatttATTAATACGCATCTAggctgcctcattaaaaaccttgtaagaaaaacccagtgggacaaaacctcgtaagggaaaaagagtacaacgcgtattaactcccctaatgagaacatcaatttagagacttgaatcttcgcattccaagcttgtgcgccatcttcttgaaagttgcagttggtagagacttggtgaatagaTCATCCATATTGTTACTTGAACGAATTTGTTGCACATTTATATCACcattcttttgaagttcatgTTTATTGAAAAGCTTCGGTGAAATGTGTTTtgttctatctccttttatgaatcCTCCCTTAAGTTATGCTATGCATGCTGCATTATCTTCATATGAAGTGGTGGGTACTTTATCACAACCCAAACCACATTTTTCTCGAATGAGATGTATCATAGACCTTAACCACATACATTCTCTACTTGCTTCATGATTAGCTATTATTTCTGCAAGATCAGATGAAGTGGCTACGATTGACTGCTTTGTAGATCTCCAAGATATGGAAGTCCCcccacatataaacacatagccTGTTTGGGATCGAACTTTGtgtggatcagataaatatcctGCATCAGCATAACAAACAAGATTTGGGCTACAATCAACAGAATAAAATAAGCCCATATCAGTTGTCCCTTTAAGATATCACAAAATGTATTTGATCCCATTCCAATGTCTCCTAGTAGGAGCAGAACTATACCTTGCTAAAAAGTTAACATCAAAAATTATATCAGGCCTCGTAGTATTAGCAAGATACATTAGTGCaccaattgcactaagatatggtACTTTAGAaccaagaatctcttcatcctTTTCTTGAGGTCGGAATGGATCCATATTCACATCAAGTGAATGAACAACCATCGGAGTACTTAATGGATGTGTTTCATCCATAGAGAatcttttcaacactttttATGTATAGGCagattgatgaacaaaaataccatttgtcaaatgctTAATTTGCAAACCAAGACATAATTTTGTCCTTCCCAGATCTTTCATCTTAATTTCATTCTATAAATAATCAATTGCCTTTTGAATCTCTATTGGAGTTCCAATAAGATTTATGTCATCAATATAAATAGCAAGTACAACAAATTccaatattgttttctttataaagaCACATGGACAAATTGCATCATTTGTATAACCTTCCTTAATTAAATACTCACTAAGACGGTTATACCATATGCGCCCAGAttgcttcaaaccatataacgatttttgcaatttaattgaatacattTCTCAAGATATTGAATTACATGATTTAGGAATCGCAAATCCTTCaggaattttcatgtatatctcattatcaaGTGATCCATAAAGGTAGGTTGTAACCACATCCATCAAATGCATTTCAAGTTGCTCAGGTACTGTGAAACTAATGAGATAACACAATGTTATTGCATCCATAACGGGTGATTATGTCTCTTCATAGTCGACGTTAGGCCTTTGATAAAATCCTTGTGCCACAAGGCGTGCTTAAtacctttgtatttcatttttctcatttctttttggCACAAAAATCCATTTGTAACCAACATATTTAATACCATTAGGTGTTTGAACTATAGGTCCAAAAACTTCACGCTTGGAAAGTGAATTCAACTCGgattgaattgcttcttgccATTTTGGTCAATCATTTCGTTGTCGACATTCTATAATAGATTTAGGTTCATGATACTCATTATCTTGCATGATATTTTTTGCAACATTATATGCAAAGACATAATTAACCACTATTTCTGATCGATTCATATTAGTTTCAACATCTCTTAAATTTATGGATAGTTCATTATTTCCTTGAGTTTAAATTTCATTGATTCTTTCATGAATATCagacttattcaaattttgaacttccatatgagattctttcatagtgtcatcttgacatttaatctttctttttctaggattttgATCCTTAGACCCCAATGTTCTACCACgctttaggtgtgtttttgactCATCAGCTATGACACTAGTGGATGGTCCTTTAGGGACATCAATTCGAATCGGGACATTCTCTGTAGGAATATGTGATTTAGTAATCCTTTTCAAATCTGTAAATGTGTCTTGCATTTGATTTCCAATTTTCTGCCGATGAATAATCTTTTGTACTTCTTATTAGCAAGTAGAAGAATATGGATCAAGATGagacaatgataaatttttccATAAAATTTCTGGTTTTATTTCACTATTCTCTCCCCCTAATTATAGGAAAACTTTCTAATCAAATCGACAATCTGCAAATCTAGCAGTAAACATGTTTCCAGTCAATGGTTCAAGATAGCATATAATGGAGGGTgactcaaacccaacatatattcCTAACCTTCTTTGAGAGTCCATCTTAGTGCGGTTTGGTGGTGACACAGGCACATGTACAACACTTCCAAAAATTCTTAGATGGGATATATTAGGCTCTTGACCCATAAACAATTGCAATGGAGAAACCTTATGATAACTTGTCGGTCTGAGACGAATAAGTGTTGCAGCATGCAAAATTGCATGTCCCCACGCAGAAGTGGGCAACTtagttttcataagcaatgGTCTTGCTATTAATTGCAAACATTTAATTAATGACTCTGCCAGACCATTCTGAGTATGAACAGGAGCAACAGAGTGTTCAACTCTTATCCCAATTGctaaacaataatcattaaatgattGGGATGCAAACTCTACGACATTATCAAGACGAATGGACTTAATCTGATCATGAGGAAAGTGTGCCCTTAAccttattatttgtgccaataattttgcaaatgcCATGTTACGAGATGAcaataggcacacatgagaccatctagAAGAAGCATCTATTAGAACCATAATGTATCTAAATGATCCACTACGTCCACAAATATCCCCATGTATACGTTCCAAGAACGCATGGGACTCAATCTTAACTTTCGTTggtgatggtctcacaattaacttgcATTTATAACAagcagtacaagaaaattcaccatttaaaagaacttTTAGGTCTTTTAGTGGATGTCCATTCGAATTTTCTATAATTCGTCTCATTATTATTGACCTAGGATGTCCTAGACGATCATGCAAAAGTACAAATGTATTGGAATgagtaaacttcttatttactataaaatgtgcctcaattgcactaatttttgtccaatacaagCCAGAAGATAAAGTAGGGAACTTTTCTATAACACATGTCTGCCCagagacattcttggtgataccaAGATATTCAAGATTTGTTTCATCCATTGATTGGATATGATAACCATTTTCGTAGATATCTTTAAAACTCATCAAGTTTCTTttagattttggagaaaacatagCATTATTAATGATAAGTTTAGTTCCCTTCCGCAAAATTATAATGACTCTTCCAAAATCCTCATTATTAGtactacaaaaaattgtagtaacatttattttacccatacttaaatgagaaaaatatttcttatttttgaatatcgTATGTTTTGTATCataatcaatcaaacaaatatcttCATATTTCGATGATATGTTCTTAGAATTATCCATATCTTTAtaaattcttcaaatctaaccttcacttttgagaaattatagtctcgtgctgataacgtgttataaaactatagaataaga encodes the following:
- the LOC138347589 gene encoding secreted RxLR effector protein 161-like, with the protein product MDETHPLSTPMVVHSLDVNMDPFRPQEKDEEILGSKVPYLSAIGALMYLANTTRPDIIFDVNFLASPNLVCYADAGYLSDPHKVRSQTGYVFICGGTSISWRSTKQSIVATSSDLAEIIANHEASRECMWLRSMIHLIREKCGLGCDKVPTTSYEDNAACIA